The Salegentibacter mishustinae genome includes a window with the following:
- a CDS encoding TonB-dependent receptor, producing the protein MKTLAIIFFTLTSFSGFAQQGKLSGEITSEGSTVAFANVYIKASNLGTTADKDGKFLLKNIPAGNHSIEISAIGFKKVNHEILIKEEQSKTLNVELKKSSEELNEVLIVDTQTGLTRRTPYNVSSIDMRGIETKGNPNGMMGSLREIPGVYGAEFGQGIVKPFIRGLGFSRVVTIYQGNKLENHQWGADHGLGINDLGIKKVEVIKGPASVLYGSGALGGVLLTQDDEFYKESTKLSGNIGTTFNSVSNGIRTYVSLGKSFENGIFIATDLAYENHADYKNGNGRLIGNSRFNTKTLRLHTGIEKENFQNKLSFSFNDQNLGIILDEEMQDSKSLATSRNDREMQLPFQEVKDYLLSYNQTTQHENFETSLHLSHHSNNRKEVEQDFGLVDLGLQQNHSFYNARITLPNGKIKHSLGTQGSFVKTQNIKNSQEFLIPDAEIFENGIYYLASLDIDSWFFQGALRYDYRNVTADASSEELMAEDFILPGNPENRKLTRTFNGFTGSIGATKKFNANNQLKFNFSTGFRAPDLAELFSNGPHPGTSRFEKGNDQFGREQSVQADLSYTYRNNRFESTFSAFGSRVNNSIYFTATDESLPNQNLEVWSYLQTDANLYGFEFEIKHTWLQQQRLETKFSGAIVRAEDLKNDRNLSFIPPDNFNLEVGYFGLKDRSLYAFSKLRLVSDQNRAGLNEETTAGYTLLNLGVSKKFNLGNDQLETGITVYNTLNKNYVDHMSILRAFNVSSPGRNFMLNLKYNF; encoded by the coding sequence ATGAAAACATTAGCAATAATATTCTTTACACTAACTAGTTTTTCTGGCTTTGCCCAGCAGGGAAAACTTTCGGGAGAAATCACTTCCGAAGGCAGCACTGTGGCTTTTGCAAATGTCTACATCAAAGCTTCAAACCTTGGCACTACTGCAGATAAGGACGGTAAATTCCTATTGAAAAATATTCCGGCAGGGAATCATAGTATTGAGATTAGCGCTATTGGTTTTAAAAAGGTTAATCATGAAATTCTAATAAAAGAAGAACAAAGCAAAACCCTTAATGTTGAACTGAAGAAATCTTCTGAAGAACTTAATGAGGTCTTGATTGTAGATACACAAACGGGGCTTACACGCCGCACCCCTTATAATGTATCCAGCATAGATATGCGGGGTATTGAAACTAAAGGAAATCCTAACGGGATGATGGGTAGTTTACGGGAAATTCCTGGCGTTTATGGAGCAGAGTTTGGACAGGGTATCGTGAAACCTTTTATCCGCGGACTTGGCTTCTCGAGGGTAGTTACTATTTACCAGGGAAATAAGCTGGAAAATCACCAGTGGGGCGCAGATCACGGCCTGGGAATTAATGACCTTGGTATTAAAAAAGTAGAAGTTATTAAAGGTCCTGCTTCCGTTTTATATGGTTCAGGTGCTTTGGGCGGTGTTCTACTCACCCAGGATGATGAGTTTTATAAAGAATCTACTAAGCTTTCCGGAAATATTGGGACTACTTTTAATAGCGTTTCTAACGGTATTCGCACCTATGTTTCTCTGGGGAAATCTTTTGAAAATGGAATTTTTATAGCTACCGATCTTGCCTATGAAAATCACGCCGATTATAAAAACGGGAATGGAAGATTAATTGGAAACAGCCGATTCAATACGAAGACACTAAGACTACACACCGGAATTGAAAAAGAAAACTTTCAGAATAAATTATCATTTTCCTTTAATGACCAGAATTTAGGGATAATCCTAGATGAAGAAATGCAGGATTCAAAAAGCCTTGCAACCAGCCGAAACGATAGGGAAATGCAACTGCCGTTTCAGGAAGTAAAAGATTATTTACTTTCTTATAATCAAACTACACAACACGAGAATTTTGAAACTTCTTTGCACCTTTCACATCACTCAAATAATAGAAAGGAAGTGGAGCAGGATTTTGGTCTTGTAGATCTTGGATTGCAGCAAAATCATAGCTTTTACAATGCAAGAATAACTTTACCTAACGGAAAAATAAAACATAGCTTAGGAACCCAGGGAAGTTTTGTAAAAACCCAGAATATTAAAAATTCGCAGGAATTTCTAATTCCTGATGCCGAAATCTTTGAAAACGGAATTTACTACCTGGCCAGTTTAGATATTGACAGTTGGTTTTTTCAGGGCGCCCTTCGTTACGACTATAGAAATGTTACTGCTGATGCCAGTTCGGAAGAACTAATGGCAGAAGACTTTATTCTTCCCGGAAATCCTGAAAATCGAAAACTTACCAGAACATTTAATGGTTTTACGGGTTCTATTGGCGCTACTAAAAAATTCAATGCTAACAACCAATTAAAATTTAACTTCTCTACCGGTTTTAGAGCGCCAGATCTGGCTGAATTATTCTCTAACGGTCCGCATCCCGGCACCAGCCGATTTGAAAAGGGAAACGATCAATTTGGCAGGGAACAAAGTGTACAGGCAGATTTAAGTTATACCTACAGAAACAACAGGTTTGAAAGTACTTTTTCAGCATTTGGTAGCCGGGTAAACAATTCTATTTATTTCACTGCTACCGATGAAAGCTTGCCAAATCAAAATCTGGAAGTTTGGTCTTACCTCCAAACCGATGCTAACTTATACGGATTTGAATTTGAGATAAAACATACCTGGCTTCAACAACAACGCCTGGAAACAAAATTTTCAGGAGCTATTGTAAGGGCAGAAGATCTTAAAAACGATAGAAACTTGAGTTTTATTCCCCCAGATAATTTTAATCTGGAAGTTGGCTATTTTGGCTTAAAAGATAGATCGCTCTATGCTTTTTCAAAATTAAGATTGGTAAGTGACCAGAACAGGGCCGGTCTTAACGAAGAAACTACAGCCGGTTATACTTTGCTTAATTTAGGAGTAAGTAAGAAATTTAATTTAGGAAACGATCAGCTGGAAACGGGCATTACAGTTTATAATACTTTAAATAAAAACTATGTAGACCATATGTCAATTTTAAGAGCATTTAATGTGAGTAGCCCGGGCAGAAATTTTATGCTGAATTTAAAATATAATTTCTAA